From one Saprospiraceae bacterium genomic stretch:
- a CDS encoding glycoside hydrolase family 9 protein, translated as MKHTIITIRLISLTLLVLFQMVAIHSQVYIRTNLVGYRPQDTKTAVAFSDEIISGNFTVVDQTGRIIATLPVKPAAAPGYGPFKHYYELDYSGISQIGKYDIRLDQYPEVKKEFLIQATGIYSTLPDVLLQFMRQQRCGYNPFFDAVCHQADGRVMDGPMPDSTYIDVSGGWHDAGDQLKYLITGSNATARMIMAYQMSPASFDDKYNALGQSGANHVPDVLDEAKWGLDWILKLHPASDQLIHQVADDRDHLGWKFPMNDPSNYGWGKNSYRVAYYATGKPQGLHKYKSQATGIANLAGRSAAALALGYQVWNAKKYDPSFAMRCLQAAEELYAMAKKQPGYQQGNSYGAPYRYNEDTWTDDMEWAAAELYRATKKTTYLKDAQYYATLTGELSWIQHDTSAHYQYYPFLNIAHFALYDLVDSKFKSQLATYYRNGIKQTLFRAGKNAFSQGVPFIWCSNNLLVDLIIQIHLYEKMTGDQQFKKYKYALRDWLFGRNPWGTSMFMNIPAQGPYPRDVHMSTWALTKTEVPGGLADGPVYYTTYKSQLGLRLTHEDAYAAFQNDYVVYHDDIGDYVTNEPTMDGTACAIMMMICFE; from the coding sequence ATGAAGCATACTATTATTACCATTAGACTTATATCATTGACCTTGCTAGTCCTGTTTCAAATGGTAGCAATCCACAGCCAGGTATACATCCGTACCAACCTGGTAGGCTACCGGCCCCAGGATACAAAAACTGCGGTTGCTTTTTCAGATGAAATAATATCAGGCAATTTTACTGTGGTGGACCAAACAGGACGAATAATCGCGACGCTTCCTGTCAAACCCGCGGCTGCTCCCGGGTACGGGCCGTTTAAGCATTATTATGAGTTGGATTATAGCGGTATCTCTCAAATCGGAAAGTATGACATCAGGCTCGATCAATATCCGGAGGTAAAAAAAGAGTTTTTGATTCAGGCTACTGGCATCTACTCGACTTTGCCCGATGTGCTGCTGCAATTTATGCGTCAGCAACGCTGTGGTTACAATCCTTTTTTTGATGCAGTCTGTCACCAGGCTGATGGCCGGGTCATGGATGGCCCTATGCCGGACTCGACTTATATAGATGTGTCCGGTGGCTGGCATGATGCAGGGGATCAACTCAAGTATCTGATCACAGGGAGTAATGCTACAGCCAGGATGATTATGGCCTACCAGATGTCACCAGCATCTTTTGACGATAAGTACAATGCCCTGGGCCAATCAGGAGCCAATCATGTCCCGGATGTCCTGGATGAAGCTAAATGGGGCCTGGACTGGATCCTTAAACTACATCCGGCCTCAGATCAACTGATACACCAGGTCGCTGACGACCGGGACCATCTAGGTTGGAAGTTTCCGATGAATGATCCATCCAATTATGGTTGGGGTAAAAATTCTTATCGGGTAGCTTATTATGCCACCGGCAAACCTCAGGGTCTCCATAAATATAAAAGCCAAGCCACGGGCATAGCCAACCTGGCAGGCAGGTCGGCTGCAGCGCTGGCACTCGGCTACCAGGTGTGGAATGCTAAAAAATACGATCCTTCTTTCGCAATGAGATGCCTCCAGGCTGCCGAAGAATTGTATGCGATGGCTAAAAAACAACCCGGGTATCAGCAAGGCAATTCTTATGGAGCTCCATATCGTTACAATGAAGATACCTGGACTGATGATATGGAATGGGCCGCGGCCGAATTGTATCGAGCCACCAAAAAAACGACCTATCTCAAAGATGCTCAATACTATGCCACCCTCACTGGCGAACTATCCTGGATACAGCATGATACCTCTGCCCACTACCAGTATTATCCTTTTTTAAACATTGCCCACTTTGCTTTGTATGATTTGGTGGATTCAAAATTTAAAAGCCAATTGGCCACCTATTATCGCAATGGCATTAAACAAACCCTGTTCAGGGCCGGCAAAAATGCTTTTAGTCAGGGTGTACCTTTTATCTGGTGCTCTAATAATCTGCTGGTGGACCTGATCATCCAGATCCATCTTTATGAAAAAATGACGGGTGATCAACAATTTAAAAAATACAAGTACGCTCTACGGGATTGGTTATTCGGGAGAAATCCGTGGGGTACGAGCATGTTTATGAATATTCCTGCACAGGGGCCCTATCCCCGTGATGTGCATATGAGCACCTGGGCACTGACTAAAACAGAAGTGCCGGGAGGGCTGGCAGACGGACCTGTGTATTATACGACTTACAAAAGCCAGTTGGGTTTAAGACTGACCCATGAAGATGCATATGCTGCTTTTCAAAACGATTACGTAGTCTATCATGACGATATCGGGGACTATGTGACCAATGAACCTACCATGGATGGGACTGCCTGCGCTATTATGATGATGATCTGTTTTGAATAA
- the ybeY gene encoding rRNA maturation RNase YbeY: MIRFHYAYPSFKVNQATKVKAWLNSVAKSEDKNIDQLEFHFVDDEALLDINRQSLNHDYYTDIITFPYAYEPISGELFISIDRIRDHAAQYKVTPQQELLRVMVHGVLHLCGYDDKAGKHKKQMTVKEDFYLARLEMTAF, encoded by the coding sequence ATGATACGATTTCATTACGCATATCCCTCCTTCAAAGTCAACCAGGCTACCAAAGTCAAAGCCTGGTTGAATAGTGTGGCAAAATCCGAGGACAAAAACATCGATCAACTCGAATTCCATTTTGTAGACGATGAAGCTCTCCTGGATATCAATCGTCAATCCTTGAATCATGATTATTATACTGATATTATCACTTTTCCTTATGCTTATGAACCTATCAGTGGCGAGCTCTTCATCAGCATCGACAGGATACGGGATCATGCGGCTCAGTACAAGGTGACTCCGCAACAGGAGCTATTGAGAGTGATGGTACATGGAGTGCTTCATCTCTGTGGATATGATGACAAAGCCGGCAAACACAAAAAACAGATGACGGTGAAAGAGGACTTTTACTTGGCCAGGCTGGAGATGACAGCCTTTTAA